The proteins below are encoded in one region of Neodiprion virginianus isolate iyNeoVirg1 chromosome 7, iyNeoVirg1.1, whole genome shotgun sequence:
- the LOC124308345 gene encoding transient receptor potential channel pyrexia produces the protein MGAGEKQPGVPSLPPPKKRVQLERTSSLQAVASPTPKKLNRRTATSLLLTRWIGGGHDCSSLVKQEATVEDGWVPEEHCMDFGTPPPVEEPHCYSMCLSESSFTEESNYVITVCRETVKGILTEHMRGVGGRLQLFEDVELGRITDQSIGRVLDSCKSVEAEALFLYASFLGRDELLPKFLEAEVDVNHAEAEQGLTALHLCAFSNSLKGVKFLIKNGARVNSRKIYTPFQYAAFGNSYDVAKFFLDEGVAQVVPSGDDTVLHCAARSNALEVLRLVASGNPDLNTLDCAGLAPIHYVTDRDHPGCLAALLQAGCQVDVTTRKGDTALHLAAEAGCAENLEILLDHGADPTLKNHRAQTALHLAARAHSLEGVKVLLKKGGSNPNDEDNDGRTPLHVALGRSTLAFDVSEFLVAWKADVNKADKYGYTPLHVAAINELSQCVDILILNGADLSAKTKGGTTALSIILRKTPTSLNVFKEKLDSSIALRQHGSATGEVELRLDFHPLLQHGRQSEIGYLATFITEGYKEVLEHPLCQSFLHLKWQKIRKYYVGRLLFYLLYVLVVTAWVMTALAHNYYNESRGVFDEGRQPGNNTTTSIINEILYHHPVVMEIAWYALTILTVLEVLRKVAGISTFVSVRQFFTQVDNLVEWCVVISVFASSFIFTGRTYSWQNHIGAYAVLCGWTNLMLMIGQLPMFGAYVAMFTSIQAQVIKLLMAYACLLIGFTASFCVMFPQSKAFSSPHTGLIKVLVMMTGEVDFESLFFPGNDDLETMAKSNGSSWVLLQVSAQLCFLLFLLFVTIVLMNLLVGIAVHDIKGLQKTAGLAKLVRQTKLICEVETALFLGLLPRRLIRMLKWTAFVLPPSLRVVLTVRPLNPREKRLPPDVLASAYRIARDRKCTPIGGTLRSRASCSTTYTYVKSDGDSTLKRDVHIEDDEDDAVVRASSQPETIQRSSGGDISQLREEIFELKKICDQNQKLIQDLVVALAMDSRNGSEDV, from the coding sequence ATGGGCGCCGGAGAGAAGCAACCGGGAGTGCCAAGCCTGCCGCCCCCAAAGAAGCGGGTGCAGTTGGAAAGAACCTCGAGTTTACAAGCGGTGGCGTCACCGACGCCGAAAAAGCTGAACCGGAGAACAGCGACGTCACTGTTACTGACGCGTTGGATAGGAGGAGGTCACGATTGTTCTTCGCTGGTGAAACAGGAGGCGACCGTAGAGGACGGATGGGTACCGGAGGAACACTGCATGGATTTTGGAACACCGCCACCGGTCGAAGAGCCGCACTGTTACTCGATGTGCTTGAGCGAAAGCTCCTTTACGGAGGAGTCTAACTACGTGATAACGGTCTGCAGGGAGACCGTCAAGGGCATCCTTACCGAGCACATGAGGGGTGTCGGGGGGCGTTTGCAGCTCTTCGAGGACGTCGAGCTGGGCCGAATAACCGACCAGAGCATCGGACGCGTCCTTGACAGTTGCAAGTCGGTGGAAGCCGAGGCGCTCTTCCTCTACGCAAGCTTCCTTGGCCGCGACGAGCTCCtcccaaaatttttggaagcCGAAGTCGACGTGAACCACGCCGAAGCGGAGCAGGGATTGACGGCCCTGCATCTCTGCGCGTTCAGTAACTCCCTGAAGGGTGTTAAGTTTCTGATAAAAAACGGGGCCCGCGTTAACTCCCGAAAAATCTACACTCCCTTCCAGTACGCGGCTTTTGGAAACTCCTACGACGTGGCGAAGTTCTTCCTGGACGAGGGTGTGGCCCAGGTCGTACCCAGCGGCGATGACACCGTTCTCCACTGCGCGGCCAGGAGCAACGCACTCGAGGTCCTGCGGCTCGTTGCTTCTGGAAATCCCGACCTCAACACCCTCGACTGTGCGGGCCTCGCGCCCATCCACTACGTCACTGATCGCGACCACCCTGGATGTCTCGCTGCGCTTCTCCAGGCCGGCTGCCAAGTCGATGTGACCACCAGGAAGGGCGATACGGCCCTACACCTCGCGGCCGAGGCCGGCTGCGCCGAGAATCTCGAAATTCTTCTGGACCACGGGGCCGATCCCACCCTGAAGAACCATCGCGCTCAGACAGCGCTTCATCTGGCGGCAAGGGCGCACTCGCTAGAGGGCGTCAAGGTCCTGCTCAAGAAAGGCGGCAGCAACCCCAACGACGAGGACAACGACGGACGCACTCCGCTCCACGTCGCACTGGGAAGATCCACCCTTGCCTTCGACGTTTCGGAGTTCCTCGTCGCCTGGAAGGCGGACGTTAACAAGGCCGACAAATACGGATACACACCCCTCCATGTTGCCGCCATTAACGAGCTGTCCCAGTGCGTCGACATCCTGATACTCAACGGCGCTGACCTCAGCGCCAAGACCAAGGGCGGAACCACCGCGCTCTCCATAATACTCAGAAAGACACCGACCTCCCTCAACGTCTTCAAGGAGAAACTCGACAGCTCAATCGCACTACGTCAGCACGGCTCGGCCACCGGTGAGGTCGAACTAAGGCTCGACTTTCATCCGCTCCTGCAGCACGGTAGGCAGAGCGAGATCGGCTACCTGGCCACCTTCATCACCGAGGGGTACAAGGAGGTCCTCGAACACCCGCTCTGCCAGTCGTTCCTTCACCTTAAGTGGCAGAAGATCAGGAAGTACTACGTGGGCAGGCTGCTCTTCTACCTCCTCTACGTCCTCGTCGTTACCGCCTGGGTGATGACTGCGCTTGCTCATAACTACTACAACGAGAGTCGGGGGGTGTTCGACGAGGGCCGACAGCCCGGTAACAACACGACAACGAGTATCATCAACGAGATATTGTACCATCATCCGGTCGTCATGGAGATCGCGTGGTACGCGTTGACGATACTCACGGTGCTGGAAGTGCTGCGGAAGGTAGCAGGGATTTCGACCTTCGTCTCTGTCCGGCAGTTCTTCACCCAGGTCGATAATCTCGTCGAGTGGTGTGTCGTCATCAGCGTGTTCGCCAGCTCGTTCATATTCACTGGAAGAACCTACAGCTGGCAGAACCACATTGGTGCCTACGCCGTTCTCTGCGGGTGGACGAACCTTATGCTGATGATCGGACAACTCCCGATGTTCGGTGCCTACGTCGCCATGTTCACCAGCATTCAGGCCCAAGTCATAAAGCTTCTCATGGCCTATGCTTGTCTGCTGATCGGCTTCACCGCCAGCTTCTGCGTTATGTTTCCTCAATCGAAAGCGTTCAGCAGTCCCCACACCGGGCTGATCAAGGTACTTGTGATGATGACGGGCGAGGTTGACTTCGAGAGCCTGTTCTTTCCTGGGAATGATGACCTTGAGACCATGGCTAAGTCCAACGGGTCGTCTTGGGTCCTTTTACAGGTTTCGGCTCAGCTCTGCTTTCTGCTCTTTCTCCTCTTCGTCACGATCGTCCTGATGAATCTGCTAGTCGGTATCGCCGTACACGATATCAAGGGCCTCCAGAAGACGGCCGGCCTTGCCAAACTCGTCAGACAGACGAAGCTCATCTGCGAGGTCGAGACCGCACTTTTCCTCGGTCTTCTGCCTCGGCGACTCATCAGAATGCTCAAGTGGACGGCCTTCGTTCTACCTCCATCCCTCAGGGTCGTTCTTACTGTTCGGCCTCTCAATCCCAGGGAGAAGAGACTTCCGCCCGACGTCCTTGCCTCCGCTTACAGGATAGCTAGGGACCGGAAGTGCACACCGATTGGCGGAACTCTTCGCAGCAGGGCGAGTTGCAGTACTACTTACACTTACGTAAAAAGCGATGGTGATTCAACGTTGAAACGCGATGTTCACATCGAAGATGACGAGGACGACGCGGTCGTCAGGGCGTCTAGTCAGCCGGAAACGATTCAAAGATCTTCGGGCGGTGACATAAGTCAGTTGAGGGAGGAAATTTTTGagctcaaaaaaatatgtgacCAAAATCAGAAGCTCATTCAAGATTTGGTAGTCGCCTTGGCGATGGATTCGAGAAACGGTTCAGAAGACGTGTAA